Proteins encoded by one window of Aspergillus puulaauensis MK2 DNA, chromosome 4, nearly complete sequence:
- a CDS encoding uncharacterized protein (COG:S;~EggNog:ENOG410PKAG) — protein sequence MSSYFSGTSTGSSSYTHSLSNDSDTWSRQSAMFPRQPQIYGTSGEPPVIYQPSTKPFSPPPRLDSGPINTQIANSRPPKLVSPEFDFQIPRGSIPASSHSPGSIGLSPRGPLPHPTPLYRELNHPACLPVDSLRRDYDFVKPPENAEYLIERKGRRTTDKYKGTVRHHSQRRPSNRDEFDGPHQFLDPPSPHMVAAQGRDLPHLPTNLDVSEQDRILASVNDRLSQCAFDFVAKYRFPIPLEPDKRQVRVPSDREWTEWVYLLRRLATKRRIPARVLYNGQIKQLVTVLENSLEMRHAAKHQSRPIKDDRNVLQLISAGTQVAKILRDANAMEHLDRLYSDTEKRIQERRNRRVKFATP from the exons ATGTCTTCGTACTTCTCCGGTACAAGCACAGGCAGTAGCTCCTATACACACTCGCTGAGTAACGACTCAGATACGTGGTCTCGCCAGAG TGCAATGTTTCCACGCCAGCCACAAATATATGGGACTTCTGGCGAACCGCCGGTGATTTATCAGCCAAG TACAAAACCATTTTCACCTCCGCCTAGGCTTGACTCTGGACCCATAAACACGCAAATTGCAAATTCAAGGCCACCAAAACTTGTATCGCCTGAGTTTGACTTCCAAATTCCTCGCGGATCTATTCCGGCATCTTCACATTCGCCCGGGTCTATCGGCCTTTCTCCAAGGGGGCCGTTGCCACACCCAACTCCGTTGTACCGAGAGCTGAACCACCCTGCTTGTCTTCCGGTTGATTCTCTCAGGCGGGATTACGACTTCGTAAAGCCACCGGAAAATGCAGAGTACCTCATCGAACGAAAAGGTCGCCGTACGACAGACAAGTACAAAGGAACTGTGCGACATCACTCACAGAGACGCCCCTCAAACCGTGACGAGTTTGATGGGCCCCATCAGTTTCTAGATCCGCCCTCACCACATATGGTCGCTGCACAAGGGAGGGATTTACCCCATCTTCCTACTAATCTTGATGTCTCAGAGCAAGACCGAATACTAGCTTCGGTGAATGACCGGCTGTCACAATGTGCGTTTGATTTCGTTGCAAAGTACCGATTCCCTATTCCGCTAGAGCCAGACAAGAGACAGGTGAGGGTCCCATCGGACCGTGAATGGACTGAGTGGGTGTACCTTCTTAGGAGGTTAGCGACGAAACGACGTATACCTGCTAGAGTGCTCTACAATGGTCAAATAAAACAACTAGTCACGGTGTTGGAAAACTCTCTCGAAATGAGACATGCTGCCAAACATCAATCACGACCCATCAAGGATGACCGAAATGTCCTCCAACTCATTTCTGCCGGAACCCAAGTGGCTAAGATCCTTAGGGATGCCAATGCCATGGAGCACCTTGACCGTCTTTATTCAGACACGGAGAAACGCATACAAGAAAGGCGTAATCGCCGAGTCAAGTTTGCCACGCCTTGA
- the ERG26_1 gene encoding erg26, C-3 sterol dehydrogenase (COG:G;~EggNog:ENOG410PG64;~InterPro:IPR036291,IPR001509,IPR002225;~PFAM:PF13460,PF01370;~go_function: GO:0003824 - catalytic activity [Evidence IEA];~go_function: GO:0003854 - 3-beta-hydroxy-delta5-steroid dehydrogenase activity [Evidence IEA];~go_function: GO:0016616 - oxidoreductase activity, acting on the CH-OH group of donors, NAD or NADP as acceptor [Evidence IEA];~go_process: GO:0006694 - steroid biosynthetic process [Evidence IEA];~go_process: GO:0055114 - oxidation-reduction process [Evidence IEA]) yields MTGSTVSIRRVVISGGSGFVGAATARALAERHPECAITIIDLHPPGPTHAVPASATFVQADITDADETAKVLQCAQPDVVIHTAGIVPVLAERFARRLQSHVWRVNVEGTKNMLEAANKSGSMAFIYTSSCCAVTDDMAAAEALVLQYSSDTMPTCSLRPSVLCGPGDYQLVPAIHACIAKWETPFVIGTGLNLWDVTYVTNIADAHVLAAENLTSSKTAAGEAFFIQNNEPITFRDFCLAIWNHFGHTPPFELYIPEWLAYFAGLVSEVSTWAFGMTPTLSRGSVRDACAVRYANGEKARQILGYEPRVGIEDGIRMSCEDYAHRLGLELPSRLKRKSE; encoded by the exons ATGACTGGAAGTACGGTATCTATCAGAAGAGTCGTCATCTCAGGCGGGAGTGGCTTCGTCGGTGCAGCCACTGCAAGAGCATTGGCAGAGAGGCACCCGGAATGTGCAATTACTATCATCGACCTGCATCCTCCAGGGCCAACACATGCCGTGCCAGCAAGCGCTACCTTCGTCCAAGCTGACATTACCGATGCCGACGAAACTGCAAAAGTCCTCCAGTGCGCTCAGCCAGACGTTGTGATTCATACTGCGGGGATCGTTCCAGTTCTTGCCGAGCGATTTGCCAGGAGGCTCCAGAGCCATGTATGGCGAGTCAATGTCGAAGGCACGAAAAACATGCTTGAAGCCGCAAATAAAAGTGGATCAATGGCCTTCATCTACACAAGTTCTTGCTGCGCAGTGACTGATGACATG GCAGCCGCTGAGGCTTTGGTCCTCCAATATTCGAGCGATACCATGCCTACTTGCTCGCTCCGACCTTCTGTCCTTTGCGGGCCTGGTGACTATCAACTGGTCCCCGCAATTCATGCATGTATCGCAAAATGGGAAACACCCTTTGTCATAGGGACCGGGTTGAACCTATGGGATGTCACCTATGTCACCAACATCGCAGATGCCCATGTCCTAGCTGCAGAAAACTTGACATCCTCGAAGACAGCCGCCGGGGAAGCTTTCTTTATCCAAAACAATGAGCCTATCACCTTTAGGGACTTCTGCCTAGCGATATGGAACCATTTTGGTCATACTCCGCCATTTGAGCTCTACATCCCTGAATGGTTGGCATATTTTGCTGGGTTGGTCTCTGAGGTATCGACCTGGGCATTCGGGATGACACCGACTCTCAGCCGTGGTAGTGTTAGAGATGCATGCGCTGTCCGATATGCTAATGgggaaaaagcaagacaGATTCTGGGCTATGAACCGCGCGTCGGtattgaagatggaataCGCATGAGTTGTGAG GACTATGCCCATCGTCTAGGGCTCGAGTTGCCGTCACGGCTAAAGCGGAAATCAGAATAG
- a CDS encoding mitochondrial 37S ribosomal protein uS8m (BUSCO:EOG092650I8;~COG:J;~EggNog:ENOG410PPXD;~InterPro:IPR035987,IPR000630;~PFAM:PF00410;~go_component: GO:0005840 - ribosome [Evidence IEA];~go_function: GO:0003735 - structural constituent of ribosome [Evidence IEA];~go_process: GO:0006412 - translation [Evidence IEA]) yields the protein MSLVNLAHVCSHLNNATKARLGFTSIPNSNLHLKLCVALQNDGFLSSVVRGGPEPPAMHNLLGIPIAHDETQPLEPLTQTNIASRRLWLGLKYWQSQPVLSKISMVSKPTRRISIDVAGLREVVRGERSDYVEGLRSPGESLYLSTDQGVKEARECVEKKIGGLVLCRVL from the coding sequence ATGTCTCTCGTCAACTTAGCCCACGTCTGCTCGCACCTGAACAATGCGACCAAGGCTCGCCTTGGCTTTACCTCAATCCCGAACTCCAACCTCCACCTGAAGCTTTGCGTCGCCCTCCAGAATGACGGGTTCCTTTCGTCTGTCGTGCGCGGAGGCCCCGAACCGCCGGCGATGCATAACCTGCTAGGAATACCGATCGCACACGATGAAACACAGCCATTGGAGCCTTTAACACAGACCAACATTGCCTCAAGGCGACTGTGGTTGGGTCTGAAGTACTGGCAAAGTCAACCGGTTCTTTCCAAAATATCCATGGTTAGCAAACCCACCCGACGGATCAGCATTGACGTTGCCGGCCTGCGTGAAGTCGTTCGAGGGGAAAGAAGCGATTATGTTGAAGGACTGCGGTCGCCCGGCGAGAGTCTCTATCTTTCAACGGACCAGGGCGTCAAGGAAGCACGAGAGTGTgttgagaagaagattggAGGGCTTGTCCTTTGTCGCGTTCTATAA
- a CDS encoding putative MFS multidrug transporter (COG:D,P;~EggNog:ENOG410PGV0;~InterPro:IPR020846,IPR011701,IPR036259;~PFAM:PF07690;~TransMembrane:14 (i61-86o98-117i129-148o154-175i187-209o215-236i256-273o285-303i324-348o360-380i387-408o420-446i458-480o530-548i);~go_function: GO:0022857 - transmembrane transporter activity [Evidence IEA];~go_process: GO:0055085 - transmembrane transport [Evidence IEA]) produces the protein MSPERDPSETSPLLGSQSNGNASYSATTAEPVAHPGPALSEQGDSDGEDAAKSDSQSVQGLSYIIPAISLGIFLSAADQTIIVASYGKIGSDLNALNLTSWIATSYFLTLTSFQPLYGKLSDIFGRKSCLLFAYIVFGTGCLFCGLAQNIHQLIAARIFQGIGGGGMTTVVSILLSDIIPLRERGVWQGIINIIYATGAGVGAPLGGILADYIGWRWAFIAQFPLCIIAFTAVSIVLDLPAPEDSHWKTKLRRIDFPGAVVLIGAVLGFLIGFDRGSNVSWTMPLTIASLSISACLFVLFVVVEIYYATEPFAPGHIIFDRGFFAAYGCNFFSFGGWLSGLFYLPLFFQAVDGVSATGAGLRLLPSILSGVLGSLFAGFMMKWTGKYYWLTAAGYASLTLGLGVIFLFSGAVTNSLVPLILGTVVCAFGNGIGVTTTLISLISNAAHEDQAVVTACSYLFRSLGSVIGISLSSTVVQQVLRTRLRDALRDSKDVDKIVDGVRQSLEFIKTLDPVVARTVRDCYGWATNKGFAFLIGVVFFAFVSSLFIRERNLTR, from the exons ATGTCACCAGAAAGAGATCCCTCAGAAACGTCCCCGTTGCTGGGTTCGCAAAGCAACGGCAATGCTTCGTACTCCGCGACCACGGCCGAGCCTGTCGCGCATCCCGGTCCAGCGTTATCGGAGCAAGGAGATtcagacggtgaagatgCAGCCAAAAGTGACTCGCAAAGTGTACAGGGTCTCAGTTATATAATCCCAGCAATTTCACTCGGG ATATTCCTGTCTGCGGCCGATCAGACAATTATTGTCGCCAGTTATGGAAAGATTGGCTCCGATCTCAATGCGTTGAACCTGACCAGTTGGATTGCTACTTCCTACTTCCTGACTTTGACTTCATTCCAGCCCCTTTATGGCAAGCTGAGTGATATCTTTGGCCGGAAAAGCTGTTTATTGTTTGCTTATATCGTGTTTGGTACAGGATGCTTGTTCTGCGGCCTTGCACAGAATATTCACCAGCTGATTGCTGCCCGT ATCTTCCAAGGTATCGGGGGTGGCGGCATGACCACGGTTGTTAGCATACTTCTAAGCGATATCATTCCGCTCCGTGAAAGAGGCGTCTGGCAGGGCATTATTAACATTATATATGCCACTGGAGCTGGGGTCGGTGCGCCTTTGG GTGGTATCTTAGCGGACTACattggctggagatg GGCTTTCATTGCTCAATTTCCTTTGTGTATTATCGCCTTCACCGCAGTGTCTATTGTGCTAGACTTACCCGCTCCAGAGGATAGCCACTGGAAAACGAAGCTTCGCCGCATTGATTTCCCTGGGGCAGTCGTGCTTATTGGGGCAGTTCTTGGCTTCCTCATTGGTTTTGATCGAGGCAGTAATGTATCTTGGACGATGCCGTTGACAATAGCCTCGCTAAGCATTTCAGCTTGCCTGTTTGTGTTGTTCGTCGTGGTTGAGATATACTATGCTACGGAACCATTTGCCCCTGGCCATATTATTTTCGACCGTGGCTTCTTTGCTGCCTACGGATGCAACTTCTTCAGttttggtggctggctgtCTGGACTCTTTTACCTTCCATTGTTCTTCCAAGCCGTTGACGGCGTTTCCGCAACAGGGGCTGGCCTCCGACTTCTACCTAGTATCCTGTCCGGGGTCCTCGGGTCACTGTTTGCCGGCTTTATGATGAAATGGACTGGAAAGTACTACTGGTTGACGGCGGCCGGTTATGCCTCGCTCACTCTGGGTCTTGGTgttatcttcctcttctccggGGCCGTTACGAATAGCTTGGTGCCCCTTATCCTGGGAACCGTAGTCTGTGCGTTTGGAAACGGCATTGGCGTGACTACAACGCTAATTAGCTTGA TTTCGAACGCGGCCCATGAAGACCAGGCGGTTGTGACCGCTTGCTCGTATCTATTCAGATCTCTCGGATCTGTCATTGGTATTTCCCTATCTTCGACGGTTGTTCAGCAGGTTCTCAGGACCCGCTTGAGAGATGCCCTGCGCGACAGCAAGGATGTCGATAAGATCGTCGATGGGGTCCGACAAAGCCTGGAATTCATCAAGACTCTGGACCCTGTTGTGGCAAGGACCGTCCGTGATTGCTATGGATGGGCCACCAATAAGGGGTTTGCCTTTTTGATTGGGGTTGTGTTCTTTGCCTTCGTGAGCAGCTTGTTCATTCGCGAACGAAACCTGACACGGTAG
- a CDS encoding uncharacterized protein (COG:S;~EggNog:ENOG410PPBB) — protein sequence MPPLPGEERVLTLFADIHYYFAAPTPKPVFHRFEKSSYLYLYRNNIQQKTRIEAANNPGTPDQDAFYGVLDNVHIQHSTSFPSRCTITVDGQAQQAQGGLSFPPPPNGANHYEWQLPTNDAHNPMQRLHTLDVYFWTPGDADQFLDLLESYLSRAQVETDRHPFPSGSSAGNATSTVVQQLENVAITDPAYQNGQTRNSQSESAVVSPAPIGLPPPPPIGNPAALPQHISPVSPPAEQKRDSTQLAPLPYNPAAPAAPEPIKHREKTPPPPDAADGTGLVAAIAADNGVPYTNPSQTIGGGYPATTTAAGIPPPPQPQLAQAPPTPYSIPGSYASPPPSAGLPRTGSFPPQTPIQSPPVQTPPVQSPPATTPSYQPNHLQGGPQQQVPITQPAPPVHTYAAQPQQVHQIQKHQQPPSFYGSQVPTIGGYSNYTYDQTPSHQHQHQHQHQHQHHHSQHHQHQPSSSEYDIHRQMYRPTEVEAGSHLQEHAKLAIQQPPQRSRKLEDSASKVEGSVNRFLKKLEKRL from the exons ATGCCTCCGTTACCAGGCGAGGAGCGAGTTCTGACTCT CTTTGCCGATATCCATTATTACTTTGCTGCACCAACTCCGAAACCCGTTTTCCATCGGTTCGAGAAGAGCTcctatctatatctataccgcaacaacatccagcagaagacgaggattGAAGCAGCGAATAACCCCGGTACCCCCGATCAGGATGCGTTTTATGGGG TTCTCGATAATGTCCATATACAACACTCTACCTCATTTCCGTCTCGATGTACAATAACCGTGGATGGACAGGCACAACAAGCGCAAGGAGGACTGTCCTTTCCCCCACCTCCAAATGGCGCGAACCATTACGAATGGCAATTGCCCACTAACGACGCTCACAATCCTATGCAGCGTCTCCATACTCTAGATGTCTACTTCTGGACTCCAGGGGATGCCGACCAATTCTTAGACTTGCTTGAAAGCTATCTGTCGCGCGCGCAGGTAGAAACCGACCGGCACCCTTTTCCATCAGGCTCTTCAGCAGGCAACGCCACAAGTACAGTCGTCCAGCAATTGGAGAACGTGGCCATCACAGACCCGGCTTACCAGAATGGACAAACCCGGAATTCCCAATCAGAATCGGCGGTCGTGAGCCCTGCGCCCATTGGtctccctccaccacctcccaTAGGCAATCCAGCCGCGTTGCCCCAACACATATCCCCGGTCAGCCCTCCTGCTGAGCAAAAGAGAGACTCCACCCAGCTTGCCCCTCTACCATATAACCCGGCCGCCCCCGCAGCGCCAGAACCCATCAAGCACCGCGAGAAaacacctcctcctcccgatGCCGCAGACGGAACCGGTCTCGTCGCCGCCATAGCAGCGGACAACGGCGTGCCCTACACTAACCCCAGCCAAACCATCGGAGGAGGCTACCCCGCTACTACCACTGCTGCTGGTataccccctcctccccaaccACAACTTGCGCAAGCCCCGCCAACACCATACTCCATCCCCGGATCCTACGCCTCTCCACCCCCAAGCGCAGGGCTTCCCCGCACAGGCTCCTTCCCACCGCAAACACCTATCCAAAGCCCGCCAGTGCAAACACCACCTGTCCAAAGCCCACCAGCTACAACTCCCTCATACCAACCAAATCACCTCCAAGGAGGCCCCCAGCAACAGGTCCCAATCACCCAGCCCGCCCCGCCCGTTCACACCTACGCTGCCCAGCCTCAACAAGTCCATCAAATCcaaaaacaccaacaaccgCCCAGCTTCTACGGCAGCCAGGTCCCGACAATAGGCGGCTACTCAAATTACACCTACGACCAGACACCCAgccatcagcatcagcatcagcatcaacaccaacaccaacaccaccactcgcagcatcatcaacatcaaccatcttcatccgAATATGACATCCACAGGCAAATGTATCGGCCCACGGAGGTAGAAGCAGGCTCACATCTTCAAGAGCATGCGAAGCTAGCAATACAACAACCCCCGCAGCGGTCACGGAAACTAGAGGACTCGGCTTCGAAAGTTGAGGGCAGCGTGAATCGGTTTTTGAaaaagttggagaagaggctTTGA
- the bna4 gene encoding kynurenine 3-monooxygenase (COG:C;~EggNog:ENOG410PFFH;~InterPro:IPR027545,IPR036188,IPR002938;~PFAM:PF01494;~TransMembrane:1 (i459-480o);~go_function: GO:0004502 - kynurenine 3-monooxygenase activity [Evidence IEA];~go_function: GO:0071949 - FAD binding [Evidence IEA];~go_process: GO:0006569 - tryptophan catabolic process [Evidence IEA];~go_process: GO:0019805 - quinolinate biosynthetic process [Evidence IEA]), with amino-acid sequence METPAKQKVVIVGAGPVGCLAALYAAARGDDVELYELRGDLRVPGTVPLNFTKSINLSLSYRGITAMRHANRENVIKEILEQVVPISGRMIHGRDDGKLWEAPQAYDVHGRGNYSADRGMLSDVFLDELERTPNIKLFFNHKLTGADFHAKKAWFERRLPGESPLPGSSGRVPEIQVDFDFLIGADGAHSASRYHMMKFARVDYQQEYIDTLWCEFRISPSPQNEFLISPSHLHIWPGKEFMFIALPSVDKSFTCTLFAPATHYTKLERSTEDLLEFFDVHFPGVCPELISPSELVTQFTSNPHLPLISIKCKPHHYNSTVVIVGDAAHAVLPFYGQGLNAGLEDIQFLFECLDKHGVYGPESHKHSSASRALARQLAFQEYTDARSADAHAINDLSKQNYVEMHSGVKQPLYRLRKYVEEALYHYVPRLGWQTQYTRVSFSNQRYSEIIRVNRRQGRILGAVFGSTLLSALAVATVFAWKQPGRFFSPLTGLRDLVKGLLSR; translated from the exons ATGGAAACTCCCGCCAAGCAAAAAGTGGTCATTGTCGGCGCGGGTCCAGTCGGGTGTCTCGCGGCTCTCTATGCTGCTGCCAGGGGCGACGATGTCGAGCTGTATGAGCTTCGAGGAG ATCTCAGAGTTCCTGGCACTGTGCCCTTGAATTTCACAAAATCCATCAATCTTTCTTTGTCTTATCGCGGAATCACGGCAATGCGGCATGCAAACCGGGAGAATGTGATCAAAGAGATTCTCGAACAGGTCGTGCCAATTTCTGGGCGCATGATTCATGGGAGAGACGATGGGAAGCTATGGGAAGCACCACAAGCTTACGATGTCCATGGCCGG GGCAACTATTCGGCGGACAGAGGGATGCTGAGCGACGTGTTTCTCGATGAGTTGGAGCGAACGCCCAACATCAAACTATTCTTCAACCACAAGCTGACAGGCGCTGATTTCCACGCCAAAAAAGCCTGGTTCGAGCGTCGATTGCCCGGCGAATCACCCCTTCCAGGCTCATCCGGCCGCGTCCCCGAAATACAGGTGGACTTCGACTTTCTGATCGGTGCAGACGGTGCTCACTCGGCCAGCAGATACCACATGATGAAGTTTGCCCGCGTCGACTACCAACAGGAGTACATTGACACGTTGTGGTGCGAGTTCCGCATCTCACCATCACCGCAGAACGAGTTTCTCATCTCGCCCAGCCATCTCCACATCTGGCCTGGGAAGGAGTTCATGTTCATCGCTCTCCCGTCCGTCGACAAGTCCTTCACCTGCACCCTATTCGCGCCAGCAACCCACTACACCAAGCTCGAGCGCTCCACCGAAGACCTCCTCGAGTTCTTTGACGTGCACTTCCCAGGCGTCTGCCCAGAACTCATCTCTCCCTCCGAGCTCGTCACTCAATTTACCTCAAACCCTCACCTCCCCCTCATTAGCATCAAATGCAAGCCACATCATTACAACTCCACtgtcgtcatcgtcggcgatGCCGCCCACGCTGTCCTTCCCTTCTACGGACAAGGCCTGAACGCCGGTCTTGAAGACATCCAATTCCTCTTCGAATGCCTCGACAAACATGGCGTCTACGGCCCCGAAAGTCACAAGCACAGTTCTGCATCGCGCGCCCTTGCCCGCCAGTTGGCGTTCCAGGAATACACCGACGCTCGCTCCGCCGACGCACACGCTATCAATGACCTCTCCAAGCAGAACTACGTTGAAATGCACTCGGGCGTCAAACAACCCCTCTACAGATTACGCAAGTACGTTGAGGAGGCCCTGTACCACTACGTGCCACGTCTCGGTTGGCAGACCCAGTATACCCGTGTCAGCTTTAGCAACCAGCGCTACTCGGAAATCATTCGGGTGAACCGCAGGCAAGGCAGGATTCTGGGTGCCGTATTCGGTTCGACGCTGTTGTCGGCGTTGGCTGTCGCTACGGTCTTTGCCTGGAAGCAACCTGGGAGGTTCTTCTCGCCACTAACGGGGTTGAGAGATCTAGTGAAGGGTCTTTTGTCCAGATAG
- the MAP1 gene encoding methionine aminopeptidase MAP1 (COG:O;~EggNog:ENOG410PI0E;~InterPro:IPR000994,IPR002467,IPR036005,IPR001714, IPR031615;~MEROPS:MER0001342;~PFAM:PF15801,PF00557;~go_function: GO:0070006 - metalloaminopeptidase activity [Evidence IEA];~go_process: GO:0006508 - proteolysis [Evidence IEA]), with the protein MAAEVAAPRKCFGTECAKDAGSLQCPTCLKMGLDSFFCSQDCFKRSWSDHKALHKKSNFLTNLFPPKVVSEPDPATGNYNPFPSFGFTGSLRPLYPLSPMRTVPKSIPHPDYAKDGIPRSEQKFVGRHNITILNKAEQEGMRKVCRLAREVLDIAARELKPGVTTDYIDEVVHKACVERNSYPSPLNYVHFPKSVCTSINETICHGIPDQRPLEDGDIINIDVTLYHEGFHGDINETYYVGEKARSNADSVRVVETARECLDKSIELVKPGMLFRDPGNVIEKHAKSRNCSVVKTYCGHGINQLFHCAPNVPHYAKNKAVGTAKPGMCFTIEPMINVGTHRDRLWPDDWTSTTADGSLSAQFEHTLLVTEDGVEVLTARLSDSPGGPIPIPGLEEGSESKTDA; encoded by the exons ATGGCAGCTGAAGTTGCGGCACCCCGAAAATGTTTCGGCACTGAATGTGCTAAGGATGCTGGATCGCTTCAGTGCCCGACATGTCTGAAGATGGGCCTcgacagcttcttctgctcgcAGGACTGTTTTAAACGGAGCTGG AGCGATCACAAAGCTCTCCATAAAAAGAGTAATTTCCTCACCAACCTTTTCCCTCCAAAAGTAGTTTCTGAACCAGACCCAGCTACCGGAAATTACAACCCATTTCCTTCCTTTGGATTCACTGGGTCGTTGCGACCCCTCTACCCACTATCGCCGATGAGAACTGTCCCCAAGTCGATCCCCCACCCGGACTACGCTAAGGATGGAATTCCCCGTTCGGAGCAGAAATTCGTTGGCCGACACAACATCACCATCCTAAACAAGGCGGAGCAGGAGGGTATGCGTAAAGTATGTCGACTAGCGCGAGAGGTTCTTGATATTGCCGCGCGTGAGCTGAAGCCCGGCGTCACCACCGACTACATCGACGAGGTTGTGCACAAAGCGTGTGTTGAGCGCAAT TCTTATCCGTCACCTCTTAACTATGTTCACTTTCCTAAATCGGTCTGCACCTCGATCAATGAGACCATCTGTCACGGTATTCCGGACCAGCGGCCGCTCGAGGACGGCGACATTATAAACATTGATGTCACTTTATACCACGAAGGGTTCCACGGAGATATCAACGAAACATACTACGTTGGGGAGAAGGCTCGGTCGAATGCAGATTCCGTGCGGGTAGTGGAGACGGCAAGAGAGTGCTTGGACAAGTCTATTGAACTCGTCAAGCCGGGTATGCTGTTCCGAGACCCTGGAAACGTGATTGAAAAACACGCCAAGAGCCGGAACTGCAGCGTGGTGAAGACCTACTGCGGCCACGGAATCAATCAATTGTTCCATTGTGCGCCAAACGTTCCTCACTATGCTAAAAACAAGGCGGTTGGAACCGCGAAGCCCGGAATGTGCTTCACTATCGAACCTATGATCAACGTCGGTACGCACCGTGATCGTCTGTGGCCGGATGACTGGACTAGCACAACAGCGGATGGCTCGCTGTCTGCTCAGTTTGAACACACCCTTCTGGTGACGGAGGACGGCGTGGAAGTTCTTACCGCGCGCCTGTCCGACTCGCCTGGTGGACCAATCCCAATTCCTGGATTAGAAGAAGGGAGCGAGTCCAAGACTGATGCGTGA